One window of the Enterobacter huaxiensis genome contains the following:
- a CDS encoding virulence factor SrfB produces the protein MLVNLCDYKQSVTLIANSGVQFLDFGLTPQDTANNGRFVRKTANGPLLRLDFDVVNGRYTLPAAGGGLPEVVKPETTIPLHHSLAILDGVWLPVPFLRFNPPRTFVDGPDNWARVQVRKLDAPDTAGNTHRVTLALDSQIAEHATSALSPVENDILNGTRFALAWRDDEVASFLDLTWIDGWLREAFTQFATGVENRAERDLHQAMRSFEYQAHWLNLLSMLGEQLTVPEVKFVTHTLSTPAIPVDLILDVGNTHTCGVIIEDHGDANDGLRQTAELQVRSLSEPQFLNEPLFTSRLEFSEARFGKQHFSVESGREDAFVWPSIVRVGDEARKLAMQRLGTEGNSGISSPRRYLWDETPVVQDWRFSQMNSKTQREPLATAFPLMNLMNDDGEPLFTLPQDERLPVFSPQYSRSTLMTHMLCELLAQALGQINSVATRLRLGFPASPRQLRTLILTLPSAMPKQEREIFRRRMFEAIAIVWKAMGWHPQDEDFASRKQQEKSVVPVPEIQMEWDEASCGQLVWLYNEAISHFGGQTEAFFASFARPDREPEPGVQPGRSLRVASIDIGGGTTDMAITHYQLDDGSGNNVKITPQLLFREGFKVAGDDTLLDVIQRYVLPALQTQLQKAGIADASLLMASLFGDSGRIDTQAVLRQQTALQLFMPIGHAILAAWEASDIDDPLAGLHATFGDLLVQKPTRNVMNYLQQAIDHALPAGSDAFDLFAVPLHVNFREMQDAMLAGQFTLASPLHAVCEAISHYSCDILLITGRPGCLPGVQALIRHLQPVPVNRIVWLDKYQVHEWYPFSQQGRIGNPKSTAAVGAMLCSLALDLRLPRFNFKAADIGAYSTVRYLGVLDNTINTLREENVWYQDIDLDKPGAKLDARLHFPLRGNVTLGFRQLANARWPATPLYTLSINSAELAKAIAGDGVLNVRLKLRGGNKQEGPEAFELSDAWLQDGTPVPPDALTFKLNTLADRRHSGSHYWIDSGSVYLK, from the coding sequence ATGCTGGTTAATCTTTGCGATTACAAACAGAGCGTAACGCTCATCGCCAACAGCGGCGTGCAGTTTCTTGATTTTGGCCTGACGCCGCAGGATACCGCCAACAACGGTCGCTTCGTGCGTAAAACGGCAAACGGCCCGCTGCTGCGCCTGGATTTCGACGTGGTTAATGGCCGCTACACCCTTCCCGCCGCGGGAGGCGGCCTGCCGGAAGTCGTGAAGCCGGAAACGACAATCCCGCTGCATCACTCCCTGGCGATCCTCGACGGCGTATGGCTGCCTGTCCCGTTCCTGCGCTTTAACCCGCCCCGCACGTTTGTGGATGGCCCGGATAACTGGGCGCGCGTGCAGGTGCGAAAGCTGGATGCGCCGGATACCGCAGGCAATACCCATCGCGTTACCCTCGCCCTCGACAGCCAGATTGCGGAGCACGCCACGTCCGCGCTGTCGCCGGTTGAGAACGATATTCTCAACGGCACCCGTTTCGCCCTCGCCTGGCGCGATGATGAGGTGGCAAGCTTCCTTGACCTGACCTGGATTGACGGCTGGCTGCGCGAAGCCTTTACCCAGTTTGCAACCGGCGTGGAAAACCGCGCGGAGCGGGATTTACACCAGGCGATGCGCAGCTTTGAGTACCAGGCACACTGGCTTAACCTGCTGTCCATGCTCGGAGAACAGCTTACCGTTCCTGAAGTGAAGTTTGTGACGCACACGCTCAGCACGCCCGCTATCCCGGTTGATTTGATCCTCGACGTGGGGAACACCCATACCTGCGGCGTCATTATTGAAGATCACGGCGATGCGAACGATGGCCTTCGACAGACCGCCGAGCTTCAGGTGCGTTCATTAAGCGAACCCCAGTTCCTGAACGAGCCACTCTTTACCAGCCGTCTGGAGTTTTCTGAAGCCCGTTTCGGCAAGCAGCACTTCTCGGTGGAAAGCGGCCGTGAAGATGCCTTCGTCTGGCCCTCTATCGTTCGCGTGGGCGATGAGGCGCGCAAGCTGGCGATGCAGCGTCTGGGTACCGAAGGCAACAGCGGGATCTCCAGCCCGCGTCGCTACCTGTGGGACGAAACGCCGGTGGTACAGGACTGGCGCTTCAGCCAGATGAACAGCAAAACCCAGCGGGAACCGCTGGCTACCGCGTTCCCGCTGATGAACCTGATGAATGACGACGGCGAGCCGCTGTTTACGCTGCCACAGGATGAGCGCCTGCCGGTCTTTTCGCCGCAGTACAGCCGCAGCACGCTGATGACGCATATGCTGTGCGAGCTGCTGGCGCAGGCGCTGGGGCAGATTAACAGCGTCGCGACCCGTTTACGCCTGGGCTTCCCGGCCTCTCCGCGTCAGCTGCGCACGCTGATCCTGACCCTGCCCTCGGCGATGCCGAAGCAGGAGCGTGAAATCTTCCGTCGCCGCATGTTCGAAGCCATCGCCATCGTCTGGAAGGCGATGGGCTGGCACCCGCAGGACGAGGATTTCGCCAGCCGCAAACAGCAGGAAAAAAGCGTGGTGCCGGTTCCTGAGATCCAGATGGAATGGGACGAGGCCAGCTGCGGCCAGCTGGTGTGGCTGTACAATGAGGCCATCTCCCACTTTGGCGGCCAGACGGAGGCCTTCTTCGCCTCTTTCGCCCGCCCGGACCGCGAGCCTGAGCCGGGCGTTCAGCCGGGACGTTCCCTGCGCGTTGCCTCAATCGACATCGGCGGCGGCACCACGGATATGGCGATTACGCATTACCAGCTGGATGACGGTTCCGGTAACAACGTTAAAATTACCCCGCAGCTGCTGTTCCGCGAAGGGTTTAAGGTTGCCGGAGACGACACCCTGCTGGACGTGATCCAGCGCTACGTGCTGCCTGCCCTGCAAACCCAGCTGCAGAAAGCGGGCATTGCGGACGCTTCCCTGCTGATGGCATCGCTGTTTGGTGATTCCGGACGCATTGATACGCAGGCCGTGCTGCGCCAGCAAACGGCGCTTCAGCTCTTTATGCCGATTGGTCATGCGATCCTGGCGGCGTGGGAAGCCAGCGACATCGACGATCCGCTGGCGGGGCTGCATGCCACCTTTGGCGATCTCCTTGTGCAGAAGCCTACCCGCAACGTGATGAACTACCTTCAGCAGGCCATCGATCACGCCCTGCCTGCGGGCTCGGATGCGTTTGATCTCTTCGCCGTTCCGCTGCACGTGAATTTCCGCGAGATGCAGGACGCCATGCTGGCAGGACAGTTCACGCTGGCCTCACCGCTGCACGCGGTGTGCGAGGCGATCTCCCACTACAGCTGCGATATTTTACTGATCACCGGCCGTCCGGGCTGCCTGCCGGGCGTGCAGGCCTTGATTCGTCACCTGCAGCCCGTGCCGGTAAACCGTATCGTCTGGCTGGACAAGTATCAGGTCCACGAATGGTATCCGTTCAGCCAGCAGGGGCGCATCGGCAACCCGAAATCGACCGCCGCCGTCGGCGCGATGCTCTGCAGCCTGGCGCTTGATTTACGACTGCCGCGCTTTAACTTTAAAGCGGCCGATATCGGCGCCTACTCTACGGTGCGCTATCTGGGCGTGCTGGATAACACCATCAATACGCTGCGCGAAGAGAACGTCTGGTATCAGGATATCGACCTCGATAAGCCGGGCGCAAAGCTCGACGCGCGCCTGCACTTCCCGCTGCGCGGCAACGTCACCCTCGGGTTCCGCCAGCTGGCGAACGCCCGCTGGCCCGCGACGCCGCTTTATACGCTGAGCATCAACTCTGCCGAGCTGGCGAAAGCCATTGCGGGCGACGGCGTGCTGAACGTGCGCCTGAAGCTTCGCGGCGGCAATAAGCAGGAAGGCCCGGAAGCGTTTGAGCTGAGCGATGCCTGGCTACAGGACGGCACGCCGGTTCCACCGGATGCGTTGACCTTTAAACTGAATACTCTGGCCGATCGCCGTCATAGCGGTAGCCACTACTGGATCGACAGCGGGAGCGTATACCTGAAATGA
- a CDS encoding SrfA family protein has product MAKTLLRSGNLDDFQAVGGGGQAVFESALQIREALRLRRQQAIVDCLAIPQVNDGGDRVDWYSPVDGAVLSWKAADEDDRYRALRYLENTLASVESLSKKCMQSPKTAQQLFGSLLSKAFQFPGENFLFLVDGKPVICFWGFVNLNENARDDVLACLRQALVPEPDPVVIDDPEPEPEPMPVVTFEQADEPLITPATTVRITDDALYEPEPVRMSVPPVEEPAPVIVPKKRRVPLWSLPVAAVIVAAVATPLLWPKPAPSAEPVVAMPAPAPVAIAPKPVKTVEPLALTLPLHQADVLAPKAVEPAPEPVVIAAIPKDAMVMEANQVKAGSTRFLNGTWRAMLDVKDPVTGKPPSLRYQIQNNKGTARVVHGDNIVCRVEVFSGLHSNGELMIKTRGNARCTDGSRYPMPEVACKAGTSDVAECSARYDAKTVVPLTFKKAGA; this is encoded by the coding sequence GTGGCAAAAACACTTTTACGCAGCGGTAATCTGGATGATTTTCAGGCCGTTGGCGGCGGCGGACAGGCCGTTTTTGAATCAGCGTTGCAAATCCGTGAAGCGCTTCGTTTGCGCAGGCAACAGGCCATTGTGGATTGTCTGGCCATTCCTCAGGTGAACGACGGCGGGGATCGCGTTGACTGGTATTCTCCCGTTGACGGTGCGGTCTTAAGCTGGAAAGCGGCAGATGAAGACGATCGCTACCGCGCGCTGCGCTACCTGGAAAACACCCTCGCCAGCGTTGAATCGCTGAGCAAAAAGTGTATGCAGTCCCCCAAAACGGCACAGCAGCTGTTTGGCTCCCTGCTTTCGAAAGCCTTTCAGTTCCCCGGCGAAAACTTCCTGTTCCTGGTCGACGGCAAGCCGGTTATTTGCTTCTGGGGCTTTGTGAACCTTAACGAGAATGCGCGCGACGACGTGCTCGCCTGTCTGCGTCAAGCCCTCGTTCCCGAGCCTGACCCGGTGGTTATTGACGATCCCGAACCCGAACCCGAGCCGATGCCGGTTGTCACGTTTGAACAAGCCGACGAGCCGCTTATTACCCCCGCAACGACCGTTCGAATCACCGACGATGCGCTTTACGAGCCAGAACCAGTGCGGATGAGCGTTCCGCCTGTTGAAGAACCCGCACCGGTAATTGTCCCCAAAAAACGCCGCGTCCCCCTGTGGTCGCTGCCTGTAGCAGCAGTGATTGTGGCGGCCGTTGCCACCCCGCTGTTATGGCCGAAGCCGGCACCCTCTGCGGAGCCCGTCGTGGCTATGCCAGCCCCTGCGCCCGTAGCCATCGCCCCTAAACCCGTTAAGACGGTCGAACCACTGGCACTGACGCTTCCGCTGCATCAGGCCGACGTTCTTGCGCCGAAAGCGGTAGAGCCCGCTCCCGAGCCCGTCGTTATAGCCGCGATCCCGAAAGATGCCATGGTCATGGAGGCCAACCAGGTCAAAGCCGGTTCGACGCGCTTCCTGAACGGCACCTGGCGCGCCATGCTGGACGTTAAAGATCCGGTGACCGGCAAACCACCGTCCCTGCGCTATCAGATCCAGAACAACAAAGGCACGGCCCGCGTGGTTCACGGTGACAATATCGTTTGCCGCGTTGAGGTCTTCTCCGGGCTGCACAGCAACGGCGAGCTGATGATCAAAACCCGCGGTAACGCTCGCTGCACGGACGGTTCGCGCTATCCGATGCCTGAGGTCGCCTGCAAAGCCGGCACCAGCGATGTGGCGGAATGCAGCGCACGGTATGACGCCAAAACCGTTGTTCCACTGACGTTCAAGAAAGCAGGTGCCTGA
- a CDS encoding ABC transporter substrate-binding protein yields the protein MSTGKTLLALALSTLLPASAAWAAGNDTIIYCSEASPESFNPQIASSGPTFVASSQVLYNRLINFDPVKNTPVPSLAESWTISPDGKTYTFALRKGVKFNSNKYFKPTRDFNADDVIFSVMRQKDPKHPYHNVSQGNYEYFNDVGLDKLIQDVKKVDDYHVQFTLSEPNAAFLADWGMDFASILSAEYGDAMLKKGTPENVDTWPIGTGPYVLQQYKVDSLIRYVANPNYWDGAVPTKHLIFSITPNVETRLAKLQTNECQIIPAPSPVQFDAIKKNKDLTLHSVDALNVGYLAFNTEKKPFDNVLVRQALNYATDKKAIVNAVFMGSGTVAKSPIPPNMLGFNKDLKDYGYDPEKAKALLKQAGLEQGAEVTLWSMPVQRPYNPNSRRIAEMIQADWAKVGVKAKIVSYEWGEYLSGMRKGEHDSALFGWMSDNGDPDNFADVLLGCNSIKTGSNAARWCDKGYDDLVQKAKLTSSPAERAKLYGQAQEIFYQQAPWIALANGKTFYATRSNITGYSVSLMGSDFSKAKLN from the coding sequence ATGTCTACAGGGAAAACACTGCTCGCCCTTGCGCTGAGCACGCTTTTACCGGCAAGCGCCGCATGGGCGGCAGGCAATGACACCATCATCTACTGCTCCGAGGCATCACCCGAATCGTTCAACCCGCAAATCGCCAGCTCGGGACCCACTTTTGTTGCCAGCTCGCAGGTGCTGTACAACCGCCTGATCAATTTTGACCCGGTCAAGAACACGCCGGTTCCGTCGCTGGCGGAGTCCTGGACCATTTCGCCGGACGGTAAGACCTACACCTTTGCGCTGCGCAAAGGGGTGAAGTTCAACAGCAATAAATACTTTAAGCCGACCCGTGATTTTAACGCGGATGACGTTATTTTCTCCGTGATGCGTCAGAAAGACCCTAAGCATCCGTACCATAACGTCTCGCAGGGTAATTATGAATACTTCAACGACGTTGGTCTGGACAAGCTGATTCAGGATGTGAAAAAGGTCGATGATTATCATGTCCAGTTTACCCTGAGCGAACCTAACGCCGCGTTTCTGGCAGACTGGGGAATGGACTTCGCGTCGATTCTGTCTGCCGAATACGGTGACGCGATGCTGAAGAAGGGAACGCCGGAGAACGTTGACACCTGGCCTATCGGCACCGGTCCGTATGTGCTGCAACAGTACAAAGTTGACTCGCTGATCCGCTACGTCGCAAACCCAAACTACTGGGATGGGGCGGTTCCGACCAAACACCTGATTTTCTCCATTACGCCGAATGTCGAAACTCGTCTGGCAAAGCTGCAGACCAACGAGTGCCAGATTATTCCTGCGCCGTCGCCGGTTCAGTTTGATGCGATCAAGAAAAATAAAGACCTGACGCTCCACTCGGTGGATGCGCTCAACGTGGGCTATCTGGCATTTAATACCGAGAAAAAGCCGTTCGATAACGTGCTGGTTCGCCAGGCCCTGAACTATGCGACCGATAAAAAAGCGATCGTGAATGCGGTCTTCATGGGGTCCGGCACGGTGGCAAAATCGCCTATCCCGCCGAACATGCTGGGCTTCAACAAAGATTTGAAGGATTACGGCTACGATCCCGAAAAAGCGAAAGCACTGCTGAAGCAGGCCGGTCTGGAGCAGGGCGCGGAGGTCACGCTGTGGTCGATGCCGGTTCAGCGTCCGTATAACCCGAACTCGCGCCGCATTGCGGAGATGATTCAGGCCGACTGGGCGAAAGTGGGCGTGAAGGCAAAAATTGTCTCCTACGAGTGGGGCGAATACCTTTCCGGGATGCGTAAGGGCGAGCACGACTCGGCGCTGTTTGGCTGGATGTCCGACAACGGCGACCCGGATAACTTTGCTGATGTGCTGCTGGGCTGTAACAGCATCAAAACCGGATCGAACGCCGCACGCTGGTGTGATAAGGGTTATGATGACCTGGTACAAAAAGCCAAACTGACCAGCAGCCCGGCTGAGCGCGCGAAGCTCTACGGCCAGGCGCAGGAAATCTTCTACCAGCAGGCTCCGTGGATTGCACTGGCAAACGGTAAAACCTTCTATGCCACCCGCAGCAATATCACGGGTTACAGCGTTAGCCTGATGGGAAGTGATTTCTCGAAAGCGAAGTTGAACTAA
- a CDS encoding YdcY family protein, which translates to MSHLSEVIARVDAAVEESVITHMNELLIELSDDAELSRDDRYAQQQRLRTAIAHHGKQHKEEMEARHEHLTKGGTII; encoded by the coding sequence ATGTCACATTTAAGCGAAGTGATTGCCCGCGTGGACGCTGCCGTAGAAGAGAGCGTCATCACCCACATGAACGAGCTGCTGATTGAGCTTAGCGATGATGCAGAGCTCAGCCGCGACGATCGCTACGCGCAGCAGCAGCGTCTGCGTACCGCCATTGCGCATCACGGGAAGCAGCATAAAGAAGAGATGGAAGCGCGCCACGAGCATCTGACGAAGGGCGGCACCATTATCTGA
- a CDS encoding DMT family transporter, with translation MNQSLTLAFLVAAGIGLVVQNTLMVRITQNASTILIAMLLNSLVGIVLFVTILLIKQGFAGFNELASTIRWWTLIPGLLGSFFVFASISGYQNVGAATTIAVLVASQLIGGLALDVLRSHGIPLRALVGPVCGAVMLVVGAWLVARRQF, from the coding sequence ATGAATCAATCGTTAACGCTGGCATTTCTGGTCGCGGCAGGTATTGGGCTGGTAGTGCAAAATACCCTGATGGTGCGCATCACCCAGAACGCATCCACCATTCTCATCGCCATGCTGCTCAACTCGCTGGTGGGGATTGTGCTGTTTGTCACCATTTTGCTGATCAAACAGGGCTTCGCCGGTTTTAACGAACTGGCATCGACGATCCGCTGGTGGACGTTAATCCCGGGCCTGCTGGGGTCATTTTTTGTTTTTGCCAGTATTAGCGGGTATCAGAATGTCGGCGCGGCAACCACAATTGCCGTGCTGGTCGCCAGCCAGCTGATTGGTGGGCTGGCGCTGGACGTGCTGAGAAGCCACGGTATTCCGCTGCGCGCGCTGGTTGGCCCGGTGTGCGGTGCGGTGATGCTGGTGGTGGGCGCCTGGCTGGTGGCCCGCCGCCAGTTCTGA